TGTTCCCGGTTGAGGAGTGGCTATGGCGTCCATGCCCGCAGGCTCGTGGTCGGCCACCGGTGTGGACGAGGTGGTCGACTGCCTGGGCGGCGCCGTACACCTGGCCTACGCGGAGGCGGCCAGTGAGAGGGCCGGTGAGAGGGCCGGTGAGGTCGCGGCGATCGTGGCGGGCTTCTCCGGGCACGAGGCGCGCACGCGGGCGCGCGCCCGCGCCAGGGCGTCGGCGGTGCGCGCGCTGCGCGAGCTGGCCGAGCGGCCGCCCACGGGCGCGCGGGCGCGCGGCGGCAAGGAGCTGCGGCTGGACGACTTCCTCGCCGACCCGCCCGCGAGTACGGGCGTCGTGCTGCCCGGCGTGGGCCTGCTGAGCGGCAACCGCTACCTGCTGCCCGCCGAGGTGGTGTGGCTGGAACGGCAGGAGTGCCGGGTCGAGCCGGCCACGAGCGGGGTGGTGGACCACGGCGTGGCCGAGGCGATCGCGGAGATCTTCGCCCACGACGTGGTGGCCCGCTGGTGGGCCGATCCGCGTCGGCCGCTGCTGCGGGTCTCCGAGCAGCTCGACCGGCTGCTGCCGCCCGGGGTGATGGCCTCGGCCACCGGGCTCGGCCTGCGGGTGTCGGCGTTCGTGCTGTCGGCGCAGGACGCCAGCGTCGCGCTGGTGACCGTGGGCGGGGACGCGGGCGCGCTGGCCGTCGCCGCCGACCGTACGGTGAAGTCGGCGGTGAGCGAGGCGTTCCTGCTGGCCATGGCGTCCAGGGCGCAGCCGTGGCACACGCTGCCGCTGCCCGACTCGCTGCGCCGCTTCGCGGTGTGGCACCGCGAGGGCGACTACGCGGCGTACCTGGAGGGCATGGCCGTCGAGGCCGACACGTCGCTGGTGCACGAGCTGGGCGGGCTGCGCCCGGCGAGCTGGCCGGAGATCGCCGGGCACCGGTTCGGCCACGAGCCCGTCGCGGTGGAGCCGCAGGCGCCCGGGCAGGTCGTCAAGGTGGTGTGCCCCGGCGCCGCCTGCTACCGGGCCACCCGGTCGGCCACCGTGCTGCCCTGCCCCGTCCCCTGACACCGCACGTTGCGAGGGGACGCGGCGCGTTCCGGCGCCGATGATGGTGCCAGGAGCTCCATGTGCAGGTAGGAGGTGCGCGATGGACCTCTCGGTCATCGGCATCACACCACAGGCGGAACAGGTCTACCGGTTCTTCCTCAAGCACAAGGGTGAGGGTGTCGGCTCCGTGCCGGAGGCGCTCGGCATGGACCCCGACACGGTCGAGGAGGCCGTGGACCTGCTCGGCAGGCTGTCCATGCTGGACCTCACCGACCGCTACCGCGTCACCGCCACGGACCCGCGCGTGGCCATCGAGCGCCTGGTCGAGCAGCGCATGGAGGAGCTGAACGCGGAGATCAGGCGGGTCTTCAGCGCCCGCGACGCCATCTCCTCCTTCCAGGACGACAAGCGGGAGGGCGACAAGGTCGCCGCGATCCTCGACATCGAGCGGGTCGAGGACGGCGCCCGCGTCCGCCAGCGCCTGGACGACCTGGCCTTCTTCTGCTACAAGGAGACGCTCTGCCTGCACCCCGGCGGCCCGTTCACCGAGGTGATGATCGAGTCGGCGCTGCCGCTCGACCAGCGGTCGCTGCGCCGCGGGCTCGCGCTCAAGCAGATCTTCCACCCGAAGGCGATCGAGGACCAGCGCATGCTGTCCTACCTGCGCGAGCTGGTCAACCTCGGCGCCGAGATCCGCATCACCGACCAGCACATGGACCGCATGCTGATGTACGACCGCAGCGTGGCCGTCGTGCCCATCGACCCCTCCCACCACTCCGCCGGCGCGCTCCTGGTGCGCGAGCCCGGCCTGATCTCGCAGCTCTACATCTACTTCGAGGGCCTGTGGAAGAGCGCCGTGGACCTGCGCCACCACCTCGACCCGCCCGACGAGGAGCCGGCGCTGTCGCAGATGGAGCAGCGCATCCTCACCGTGATGGCGACGGCGGACAAGGACGAGATCGCCGCCCGCGAGCTCGACATCTCCGTGCGCACCTACCGCCGCTACGTCGCCGACCTCATGGCCAGGCTCGGCGCCGCCAACCGCTTCCAGGCGGCGCTGCGGGCGAAGGAGGAGAACTGGATCTGACGGTGCGTCCGGCACACCAAGAGGTGACACCCACCGGGCTCCGATCTTTCACTGAAGGATACGGAGAAGCCTGTGAGGAGCAGACGATGAGCATCTCTGAGCTGGACATCACCGCGGAAGAACTCGAACAGGCCGTCCTGCCGGCGCCCCCCTCGATGGACCGGCTCCGTGACGAGCTGGGCAGGTTGCGCCAGGACATCGCCGACGGCGACCACCGGGGCGTGGAGCGGCAGCGCGCCCTGGGCAAGCGCACCGCGCGCGAGCGGCTGGACCTCCTGCTGGACGAGGGCTCGTTCGTGGAGCTGGACATGTTGCGCAGGCACCGCGCGCAGGGGCTGGGCATGGAACGGCAGCGGCCGCACACCGACGGGGTCGTCACCGGCTCCGGCACGATCGACGGCCGCCGCGTGTTCGTCTACGCGCAGGACTTCACCCTCTTCGGCGGCTCGCTCGGCGAGGCGCACGCCCTGAAGATCCAGAAGGTGATGGAGCTGGCGCTGTCCACCGGGGCGCCGTTCATCGGGCTGAACGACAGCGGCGGCGCCCGGATCCAGGAAGGCGTCATGTCGCTCAACGGCTACGGCGGCATCTTCCAGCGCTATGTGCAGGCGTCGGGCGTGATCCCGCAGATCAGCGTGGTGCTCGGCCCGTGTGCCGGCGGCGCGGCCTACTCCACGGCGCTGGCCGACTTCACGTTCATGGCAGGCGACACCGCCCAGCTCTACCTGACCGGGCCCGACGTGGTGGAGGCGGTGACGGGCGAGCGCGTGACGCACGCCGAGCTGGGCGGCGCGCAGGTGCACGGCAGCCGCTCCGGCGTGGCCACGTTCGTGCACGACGACGAGGAGGAGTGCCTGGCCTCGGTGCGCGACCTGCTGTCGATGTTGCCGAGCAACAACCTGGGCAGACCGCCCGCCGCGCCGCCCTGCGGCGCGGCGGCCGACGTGCGTCCCCGCCTCGCCGAGATCGTGCCCGCCGAGCAGCACAAGCTGTACGACATGCGTGAGGTGCTGGCGGAGCTGGTGGACGACGGGGACTTCCTGGAGACCCACCGGAACTGGGCGGGCAACGTGATCTGCGCCCTGGCCAGGATCGACGGCGAGGTGGTCGGCGTGGTGGCCAACCAGCCGACCGTGCTGGCCGGCGTGCTCGACGCGAAGGCCGCGCAGAAGGCGGCGCGCTTCGTCAGGTTCTGTGATGCCTTCTCCATCCCGCTGGTGACGCTCGTGGACGTGCCCGGCTTCCTGCCCGGCAAGGACCAGGAGTACGAGGGCGTCATCAGGCACGGCGCCAAGCTGCTGTACGCCTACTGCGAGGCGACGGTGCCGCGCATCTCGGTCATCCTCAGGAAGGCGTACGGGGGCGCGTACATCGTCATGGACTCGCGCTCCATCGGCACCGACCTGTCGCTGGCCTGGCCCACCAACGAGGTCGCCGTGATGGGCGCCGAGGGCGCCGTGAACATCGTCTACCGCCGGCAGCTCGCCGCCGCCGCCGATCCCGTCACCGAGCGGGCCGAGCTGCTCGAACGCTACAAACGCGAGCTCATCCATCCCACCTACACCGCCGAGCGCGGGCTCGTGGACGACGTGATCGACCCCGCCGACACCAGGGCGGCGCTCGCCCGCGGCCTGGCCATGCTGCGCGACAAGCGCAAGCACAGCGCGCCGCGCAAGCACGGCAACGTCCCGCTCTGACCCGCCTGTACACCCTCCCAGCCCGCCTCTCCCAGCCCGCCTCTCCCCGCCCGCCCCTTCAGCCCGCCCCTTCAGCCCGCCCCTTCAGCCCGCCCCTTCAGCCCGGCCTCGGTGT
The nucleotide sequence above comes from Nonomuraea gerenzanensis. Encoded proteins:
- a CDS encoding LuxR C-terminal-related transcriptional regulator gives rise to the protein MDLSVIGITPQAEQVYRFFLKHKGEGVGSVPEALGMDPDTVEEAVDLLGRLSMLDLTDRYRVTATDPRVAIERLVEQRMEELNAEIRRVFSARDAISSFQDDKREGDKVAAILDIERVEDGARVRQRLDDLAFFCYKETLCLHPGGPFTEVMIESALPLDQRSLRRGLALKQIFHPKAIEDQRMLSYLRELVNLGAEIRITDQHMDRMLMYDRSVAVVPIDPSHHSAGALLVREPGLISQLYIYFEGLWKSAVDLRHHLDPPDEEPALSQMEQRILTVMATADKDEIAARELDISVRTYRRYVADLMARLGAANRFQAALRAKEENWI
- a CDS encoding acyl-CoA carboxylase subunit beta, encoding MSISELDITAEELEQAVLPAPPSMDRLRDELGRLRQDIADGDHRGVERQRALGKRTARERLDLLLDEGSFVELDMLRRHRAQGLGMERQRPHTDGVVTGSGTIDGRRVFVYAQDFTLFGGSLGEAHALKIQKVMELALSTGAPFIGLNDSGGARIQEGVMSLNGYGGIFQRYVQASGVIPQISVVLGPCAGGAAYSTALADFTFMAGDTAQLYLTGPDVVEAVTGERVTHAELGGAQVHGSRSGVATFVHDDEEECLASVRDLLSMLPSNNLGRPPAAPPCGAAADVRPRLAEIVPAEQHKLYDMREVLAELVDDGDFLETHRNWAGNVICALARIDGEVVGVVANQPTVLAGVLDAKAAQKAARFVRFCDAFSIPLVTLVDVPGFLPGKDQEYEGVIRHGAKLLYAYCEATVPRISVILRKAYGGAYIVMDSRSIGTDLSLAWPTNEVAVMGAEGAVNIVYRRQLAAAADPVTERAELLERYKRELIHPTYTAERGLVDDVIDPADTRAALARGLAMLRDKRKHSAPRKHGNVPL